One window of the Triticum dicoccoides isolate Atlit2015 ecotype Zavitan chromosome 3B, WEW_v2.0, whole genome shotgun sequence genome contains the following:
- the LOC119282152 gene encoding uncharacterized protein LOC119282152 — translation MDKHRGEMARWLDILVAKGVQELVFVNRPWPIDLRLPATIFSCASLTRLYLGIWRLPDTAAVPRSVSFPNPRELGLCWNVMEDRDLAFMLERSPVLEFLGIMGSQTGVRVRLASHSLRCVQLGFSFMEDIDVVDAPRLERLFQWETVSAVNSRAMANRSFRIKIGHAPNLRVLGYLQPGEQELVVVAGSKESIVPSAQILAMEVQFGVRNAVKKVPGFLRCFPNLETLHVQSTRILEESTGKVNLKFWQEGGPIECILRSMKKLFFYEFRGSRSELTFLKFIAERGRVLDQMVVVVASEYFSSGDNVNAKLKPLTNAKWSSKACKLELFRSPFEEVSGPPYCHEIASDFRFADPFDLQYYAEAEMISIS, via the exons ATGGATAAGCACCGAGGCGAAATGGCGCGCTGGCTCGACATCCTCGTCGCCAAGGGGGTCCAAGAACTCGTCTTTGTCAACCGCCCTTGGCCGATTGACCTGCGCCTCCCCGCCACGATCTTCAGCTGCGCCTCCCTCACCCGCCTCTACCTCGGCATCTGGAGGCTCCCGGACACCGCCGCTGTGCCGCGCAGTGTCAGCTTCCCCAACCCCCGGGAGCTCGGCCTCTGCTGGAATGTCATGGAGGACCGTGACCTCGCCTTCATGCTTGAAAGAAGCCCCGTCCTGGAGTTCCTCGGCATAATGGGGAGCCAGACCGGAGTGCGCGTCCGCCTCGCCAGCCACAGCCTGCGCTGCgtccagctcggcttttctttcatgGAGGACATCGACGTGGTGGATGCCCCTCGCCTGGAGAGGCTCTTCCAATGGGAAACTGTTTCCGCGGTCAATAGCCGGGCCATGGCGAACCGCTCTTTCAGAATCAAGATTGGGCATGCACCTAACCTGCGTGTGCTGGGATACCTTCAGCCTGGAGAGCAAGAGCTGGTCGTCGTG GCTGGGAGCAAGGAGAGCATTGTTCCAAGTGCCCAGATTTTGGCCATGGAGGTGCAGTTCGGTGTGCGCAATGCTGTCAAGAAAGTGCCTGGCTTTCTCCGCTGTTTCCCCAACCTGGAGACTCTCCATGTCCAG TCCACCCGCATACTTGAGGAGTCCACTGGCAAGGTCAATCTCAAGTTCTGGCAGGAGGGCGGCCCCATCGAATGCATCCTGCGGAGCATGAAGAAGTTGTTCTTCTACGAGTTCCGAGGGTCGAGAAGCGAGCTTACTTTCCTCAAGTTTATCGCGGAGAGAGGTCGGGTGCTGGACCAGATGGTGGTTGTGGTGGCCAGTGAGTATTTCTCGTCAGGGGACAATGTCAATGCCAAGCTGAAGCCTCTGACCAATGCGAAATGGAGCAGCAAAGCTTGCAAATTAGAGCTCTTCAGAAGCCCATTCGAGGAGGTGTCAGGTCCTCCTTACTGCCACGAGATAGCTTCTGATTTTCGGTTTGCTGACCCTTTTGACCTCCAGTACTACGCCGAAGCAGAAATGATCTCTATAAGTTAA